A genomic window from Triticum urartu cultivar G1812 chromosome 7, Tu2.1, whole genome shotgun sequence includes:
- the LOC125525615 gene encoding protein YIF1B-like, which yields MAAMNIDLGGLAGRPTTSQVDPFQSALYGAGPGLIRSGLGVYSEKFSGSSSDFMQSNITQYLSNPQYYFQVNNQYVRNKLKVVLFPFLHRGHWTRITEPVGGRLSYKPPVQDINAPDLYIPLMAFATYIVVAGYALGVLGRFTPEALTIQFTKGLLDWFMQVILIKALLYSLGSGESPLLDIVAYAGYGFAGTSLAMLVRIFWSYSYYFVLPWFCICTGVFLVKTMKRVLQGASRTYERHPSRNHYLLLFLAAAQFPMLFWLGNIKG from the exons ATGGCAGCAATGAACATTGATCTGGGAGGATTGGCAGGCAGGCCTACTACTTCACAGGTGGATCCTTTTCAAAGTGCTTTGTATGGAGCTGGACCTGGACTCATCCGAAGTGGACTAGGAGTGTACAGTGAGAAGTTTTCAGGTTCAAGCTCCGACTTTATGCAAAGCAAT ATCACCCAATATTTGTCCAATCCACAATATTACTTTCAAGTGAACAACCAGTATGTGAGGAACAAGCTGAAGGTTGTCTTGTTTCCTTTTCTGCATCGG GGACACTGGACTAGGATAACTGAGCCAGTGGGAGGAAGGCTGTCATACAAACCTCCAGTTCAAGACATCAATGCTCCAGATCTGTACATCCCTCTGATGGCTTTTGCCACCTACATTGTTGTTGCTGGATATGCCTTGGGTGTTCTTGGAAG GTTTACCCCGGAGGCACTGACTATACAGTTCACAAAAGGGTTACTCGATTGGTTTATGCAAGTCATCCTCATTAAAGCACTACTTTACTCACTGGGAAGTGGTGAATCGCCGTTGCTTGACATTGTGGCATATGCCGGCTATGGGTTTGCCGGTACCTCACTTGCGATGCTTGTCCGCATCTTCTGGAGCTACTCATACTATTTTGTGCTGCCATGGTTCTGTATCTGCACTGGAGTGTTCCTGGTTAAGACGATGAAGAGGGTTCTGCAGGGTGCATCGAGGACTTATGAGAGACATCCTAGCAGGAACCACTACCTTCTTCTATTCCTCGCGGCCGCGCAATTCCCCATGCTTTTTTGGCTAGGCAACATCAAGGGCTGA
- the LOC125525614 gene encoding G-type lectin S-receptor-like serine/threonine-protein kinase LECRK3, which yields MKPLSFVLHLASFLALLLHQPHLLAAQRLTTGLTLSPPGYITSPSGEFAFGFRALDSDPSQFLLAVWFNLNFTQAPDPAQEKVVWYAKNLGSGSAVMATELSVFSIGPQLSLTDNTGSIIWTNPYPSLQAGSILALQDSGNLQLLATGGMPITWESFQHPTDTLLPGQSLGSGKALLSRHSDTVFFPGRYSLQVQGDGNIVLYLTNLATGNLDSHNAYWSTNTYQPDNQVGNMTIFFDSSGHLYYQSNDSTVVDLIPPHPKSRFGYHQHASLDPDGIFRMYTRPKNAMGRRNLSWAVTGQFPTEGCKIKTSMQGLCGPNSYCVYGPNDRLDCECPSGYSYVDSQLRYMGCTQGFMSQSCDGKNRSAEFGVVTLPNTTWGNSPYEGYSHTTEDQCADSCLKDCLCAAAMYDDSYCAKMVSLAGFGRQGGDVAMKALIKVRTSNPFELVPPRRILPYVLLGCSGFVLLSAISSLMLHWYLRKKNANHDFVRAYTAKELYRATNGFCKLLGRGGFGEVYHGVLKSLHSPDIAVKKLISSNGYSEREFANEVQSIGQIHHRNLVRMVGYCKEQEQRMLVFEFMPGGSLRSFLFQPKRPMWSWRAKAALGIAKGLEYLHEECNYPIIHCDIKPDNILLDDKKNPKITDFGIAKLLSDQQMHTTVTNIRGTRGYIAPEWFQSDRRIDTKVDVYSFGVVLLEMICCRKCQEPVTGLDGDDSVTLFWCAGQLVCHGKIKVLLHNDDDTIEDLVRVERFMRVALWCIEQNPSLRPTMHQVVQMLEGVVEVDTLPAPKSSNCSSPLTSSVDGSTLLPGGANLEIE from the coding sequence ATGAAGCCACTATCTTTTGTTCTCCACCTTGCTTCGTTCCTTGCGCTCTTGCTCCACCAGCCTCATCTGCTTGCAGCGCAGAGGCTCACAACCGGATTGACACTCAGCCCCCCTGGCTACATCACCTCCCCGTCAGGGGAATTTGCCTTCGGCTTCCGGGCCCTCGACTCTGACCCCAGCCAGTTCCTCCTTGCTGTCTGGTTCAACCTCAACTTCACCCAGGCACCCGACCCTGCACAGGAGAAGGTGGTGTGGTATGCCAAGAACCTGGGTTCAGgctcggccgtaatggccacggAGTTGTCCGTGTTCAGCATCGGTCCCCAGCTCTCCCTCACTGACAACACCGGTAGCATAATATGGACGAACCCATACCCTAGCCTACAAGCCGGCTCAATTCTCGCGCTGCAAGACTCAGGCAACCTCCAGTTACTCGCCACCGGGGGAATGCCCATCACCTGGGAGAGCTTCCAGCACCCAACTGACACACTCCTCCCAGGTCAATCGTTGGGCTCTGGAAAGGCTCTTCTGTCCAGGCACTCCGACACGGTCTTCTTCCCCGGCCGCTACAGCCTGCAGGTGCAAGGCGATGGTAACATCGTCTTGTACCTCACAAACCTTGCCACCGGCAACCTGGATTCGCACAACGCATATTGGAGCACTAACACCTACCAGCCGGACAACCAGGTCGGCAACATGACTATTTTTTTTGACTCATCGGGCCATCTGTACTATCAGAGCAATGACAGCACTGTGGTTGACCTGATACCCCCGCATCCAAAGTCTAGGTTTGGTTACCACCAGCACGCATCACTCGATCCAGATGGCATCTTCCGCATGTACACCCGGCCGAAGAACGCCATGGGAAGGAGAAACTTGTCGTGGGCAGTCACGGGACAGTTCCCAACCGAAGGTTGCAAGATAAAAACCTCTATGCAAGGTTTGTGTGGCCCCAACTCATACTGTGTGTATGGTCCTAACGACCGGCTCGATTGTGAGTGCCCAAGCGGCTACTCCTATGTCGATTCTCAGCTCAGGTACATGGGCTGCACACAGGGGTTCATGTCGCAGAGTTGTGACGGGAAGAACCGCTCCGCCGAGTTTGGGGTTGTCACGCTCCCGAACACCACTTGGGGAAACTCGCCATATGAAGGATATTCGCACACCACAGAGGACCAGTGTGCAGACTCTTGCCTaaaggactgcctctgcgccgcTGCTATGTATGATGACAGTTATTGTGCCAAGATGGTGTCATTGGCAGGATTTGGACGGCAAGGAGGAGACGTCGCCATGAAGGCATTGATAAAGGTACGGACGAGTAATCCCTTCGAGCTGGTGCCACCGAGAAGGATATTGCCTTATGTATTACTCGGTTGCTCGGGGTTCGTGTTGCTATCCGCAATAAGTAGTCTCATGTTACATTGGTACCTTAGGAAGAAGAACGCCAACCATGACTTTGTGAGGGCTTACACTGCAAAAGAGCTTTACAGAGCCACCAATGGCTTTTGTAAGTTGTTAGGCAGAGGTGGCTTTGGCGAGGTCTACCATGGGGTGTTAAAGTCGCTACACTCTCCTGACATAGCGGTGAAGAAGCTCATCAGCTCCAATGGTTACAGCGAGAGGGAGTTCGCGAATGAGGTACAGTCCATCGGCCAGATCCACCACAGGAACCTGGTCCGCATGGTTGGTTACTGCAAAGAGCAGGAGCAACGGATGTTGGTGTTCGAGTTCATGCCAGGTGGTTCCCTTCGGAGCTTCCTTTTCCAGCCTAAGCGACCAATGTGGAGTTGGCGTGCCAAGGCAGCACTCGGTATTGCCAAGGGCCTAGAGTACTTACACGAAGAATGCAATTATCCAATCATTCATTGTGACATCAAGCCTGACAATATATTGTTAGATGACAAGAAAAATCCGAAGATTACTGATTTTGGGATTGCAAAGCTTCTTAGTGACCAGCAGATGCACACCACGGTGACTAACATCAGGGGCACAAGGGGCTATATTGCCCCCGAGTGGTTCCAAAGTGATAGGCGCATTGACACCAAGGTTGATGTTTACAGCTTCGGCGTTGTGCTACTAGAGATGATATGCTGCCGGAAGTGCCAGGAGCCGGTGACCGGGCTGGATGGTGACGATTCAGTCACACTGTTTTGGTGTGCTGGTCAGTTGGTCTGTCATGGCAAGATTAAGGTTTTGTTGCATAATGATGACGACACCATTGAGGATTTGGTCAGAGTGGAGAGGTTCATGCGTGTTGCACTCTGGTGCATTGAGCAGAATCCTTCGCTCCGTCCGACAATGCACCAGGTGGTGCAGATGCTGGAGGGCGTGGTTGAGGTCGACACTCTACCTGCTCCTAAAAGCTCCAACTGTTCATCACCGTTGACCTCTTCGGTCGACGGGAGCACTCTGTTGCCAGGTGGTGCTAATCTTGAGATAGAGTGA